One Primulina huaijiensis isolate GDHJ02 chromosome 5, ASM1229523v2, whole genome shotgun sequence DNA segment encodes these proteins:
- the LOC140977144 gene encoding uncharacterized protein has product MIWVALICGIILFLLLKPFFYEEDSLLDLDTSNANALFSVAKRLEKLYRGSRVYLGLQIPDPNSASRQNIDLVLVTDEEAVVISVKNVSGFISVDKDGNWVCTSGKHRKTELIPNPVAESKQLVSILEEYLEQRGVALPEEYLCFKVICPNPNFRSIRSDSFPPEIITYDQWTQLKPEQKDASSGWLKGAFLGGKKKNQESFSEKINSVLSTAPVLDRLELKGNKYILGEFLEFKGKRDDIHALREIKRSKVGHLTVQKISMFGFAHSTLQLLYAPRDYRSDGPSSSSQWKELTVSSSIEVVFQPQNSTKVRKYKLSKVTSMSLSA; this is encoded by the exons ATGATCTGGGTTGCGCTGATATGCGGCATAATTCTTTTCCTTTTGCTGAAGCCCTTCTTTTATGAAGAGGATAGTCTCTTGGATCTCGACACTTCCAACGCCAATGCTCTCTTCTCCGTCGCCAAAAG GTTGGAAAAGCTGTATCGTGGAAGCAGAGTCTACCTTGGGCTCCAAATTCCAGACCCTAATTCCGCTTCTCGTCAGAATATTGATCTTGTTCTTGTCACGGATGA AGAGGCGGTGGTGATTTCTGTAAAGAATGTATCGGGATTTATCTCCGTGGATAAGGATGGCAATTGGGTTTGCACCTCCGGCAAACACCGGAAAACCGAGCTTATTCCAAACCCT GTAGCTGAGAGCAAACAATTAGTTTCTATCTTAGAAGAATATCTTGAGCAAAGGGGAGTTGCTCTTCCTGAAGAATATCTATGTTTTAAAGTCATTTGCCCAAATCCAAATTTCCG TTCCATTCGTTCAGACAGTTTTCCTCCCGAGATTATTACTTATGATCAGTGGACGCAACTCAAACCCGAGCAAAAAGATGCGAGCTCTGGATGGCTAAAAGGTGCATTTCTGGGAGGAAAGAAGAAAAACCAAGAGTCGTTTAGTGAGAAGATTAACTCGGTGCTCAGCACTGCTCCGGTTTTGGATAG ATTAGAGCTTAAGGGGAACAAATATATTCTTGGTGAGTTTCTTGAATTCAAAGGAAAACGAGATGATATTCACGCGTTAAGAGAGATCAAGAGATCTAAAGTCGGTCACCTTACTGTCCAGAAGATAAGCATGTTCGGTTTTG CCCATTCAACACTCCAACTTTTGTATGCACCTCGTGATTATCGTAGCGATGGACCTTCTTCGTCGTCACAGTGGAAAGAATTAACTGTCAGTTCAAGCATAGAAGTTGTATTTCAACCCCAGAACTCCACTAAAGTGCGCAAGTATAAGTTGTCTAAAGTTACTTCCATGTCACTCAGTGCCTGA